In uncultured Bacteroides sp., the following proteins share a genomic window:
- a CDS encoding ABC transporter ATP-binding protein — MNKDINIIEIKGITKVYDIKTMPFQALNGIDLSFKQGEFVAIVGPSGSGKTTLLNIIGGLDNPTDGVVIIDDVNITKLSNWKKTNFRMNNIGFVFQSYNLIPVLTAKENVEFVLQLQGVTKDYVEKRALKLLEAVGLSNKVNSRPNKLSGGEQQRVAVARALASRPKYVLADEPTANLDSKSAENLLDIMEKLNREEEITFIFSTHDARVMKKARRIITIEDGKVIADVIP, encoded by the coding sequence ATGAATAAAGATATAAATATTATTGAGATAAAGGGAATTACAAAAGTTTATGACATTAAAACAATGCCTTTCCAGGCACTCAATGGCATTGATTTAAGTTTTAAGCAAGGCGAATTTGTTGCAATAGTGGGGCCTTCGGGTTCGGGAAAAACCACATTACTCAATATCATTGGGGGGCTTGATAACCCGACTGATGGAGTTGTAATAATCGACGATGTGAATATTACAAAACTGAGCAATTGGAAAAAGACCAATTTCAGGATGAATAATATTGGTTTTGTTTTTCAATCCTACAATCTGATTCCGGTGCTTACAGCGAAAGAGAATGTTGAATTTGTTCTGCAACTTCAGGGAGTAACCAAGGATTATGTAGAGAAGAGGGCGTTGAAACTTCTTGAAGCTGTGGGGCTAAGCAATAAAGTAAATAGTCGCCCCAATAAGTTATCGGGTGGTGAGCAACAGCGTGTGGCAGTGGCAAGGGCTTTGGCGTCAAGACCGAAATATGTTTTGGCCGACGAACCAACTGCCAATCTTGATTCCAAATCGGCCGAGAATTTGCTGGATATTATGGAGAAACTGAATAGGGAAGAGGAGATCACCTTTATATTCTCTACTCATGATGCACGGGTAATGAAAAAAGCCCGAAGAATAATTACGATTGAAGATGGTAAGGTGATAGCAGATGTGATACCATGA
- a CDS encoding YiiX/YebB-like N1pC/P60 family cysteine hydrolase, translated as MKKSLCIFSILMFLLSVPVHAIHGNVNGYFSKQKGAKGISVSENVQKDALQKVFKLRNGDLIFQNVNCGPMCDAINEVTKGYHGAKFSHVGIISIDKGKVNVIEAISKGVSVTPLAKFLSRSVDDNGKPCIAIGRLNNKHLSLIPKAIDEAQKYIGKPYDDYFDITNDAYYCSELIYLIFLKANNNIPIFPLAPMTYKSPKTGEIFPVWEDYFKGLNIPVPEGKPGINPGGISCSESLTMFFPFK; from the coding sequence ATGAAAAAATCTCTTTGCATATTCTCTATATTGATGTTCCTGCTAAGTGTTCCTGTACATGCAATTCATGGTAATGTAAATGGTTACTTCAGTAAACAAAAAGGAGCAAAAGGTATATCTGTTTCTGAAAATGTTCAGAAGGATGCTCTTCAGAAAGTTTTTAAACTTCGGAATGGAGATTTGATTTTTCAGAATGTAAATTGTGGTCCTATGTGTGATGCTATCAATGAGGTGACTAAAGGTTATCATGGAGCGAAATTTTCTCATGTTGGAATTATTAGTATTGATAAAGGGAAGGTTAATGTGATTGAAGCTATATCAAAAGGTGTATCGGTTACTCCGCTTGCTAAGTTTCTGAGTAGGAGTGTAGATGATAATGGAAAGCCTTGTATTGCTATTGGGCGGTTGAATAATAAGCACCTATCTTTGATCCCGAAAGCAATTGACGAGGCTCAGAAGTACATAGGCAAACCATATGATGACTACTTTGATATTACGAATGATGCATACTACTGCTCGGAGTTAATCTATTTAATCTTTCTAAAAGCAAACAATAATATTCCGATATTTCCCCTTGCTCCAATGACTTACAAATCGCCCAAAACGGGTGAGATATTTCCTGTATGGGAAGACTATTTTAAAGGATTGAATATTCCTGTTCCGGAAGGTAAGCCAGGTATTAATCCCGGAGGAATATCTTGTTCTGAATCTCTTACCATGTTTTTTCCCTTTAAGTAA
- a CDS encoding DUF1003 domain-containing protein: MEKFRSDLSNKEFPISDKVSGKLIRDAILELIKKDYPKFTSDSYLSISELNHYRDKHIEGSVTKQVGKVTELEKTVIDSLKGKTTLINKLDTKDKQKLTFGQRVADKVASFGGSWTFIISFGVFLVIWICINIYWFANKGFDPYPFILLNLILSTLAALQAPVIMMSQNRQEEKDRERAKNDYMVNLKSELEIRMLHEKMDHLIINEQQEVLEIQKQQVDMLNEIIKQIENKKIKKDKTEKDK, from the coding sequence ATGGAAAAATTTCGAAGCGATTTATCAAACAAGGAATTCCCAATTTCTGATAAAGTATCAGGTAAATTGATTAGGGATGCTATCTTAGAACTAATTAAAAAGGATTATCCAAAATTTACATCTGACAGTTATTTATCTATTAGTGAGCTAAATCATTATAGAGACAAACATATAGAAGGTTCTGTTACTAAACAAGTTGGAAAAGTAACAGAGTTGGAAAAGACTGTTATAGACTCTTTGAAGGGCAAAACCACTTTAATAAATAAATTAGACACAAAAGACAAACAAAAGCTAACTTTTGGACAACGAGTTGCCGATAAGGTTGCTTCTTTCGGAGGTAGTTGGACATTTATTATTTCGTTTGGAGTGTTTCTTGTTATTTGGATTTGTATAAACATTTATTGGTTTGCAAACAAAGGTTTTGATCCATATCCATTCATACTTTTGAACTTAATATTGTCGACTTTAGCAGCCTTACAAGCACCTGTTATTATGATGAGCCAAAACAGACAAGAAGAAAAAGACAGGGAAAGAGCAAAGAATGACTATATGGTAAACCTTAAATCTGAACTTGAAATTAGAATGCTGCATGAGAAAATGGACCATCTGATTATTAACGAACAACAGGAGGTTTTAGAGATTCAGAAACAACAGGTAGACATGCTGAATGAGATTATCAAACAAATTGAAAATAAGAAGATAAAAAAAGACAAAACGGAAAAGGATAAATAA
- a CDS encoding outer membrane lipoprotein-sorting protein: MSKRLILFFVFSICIIGFAVRSQTLTAKEIITRCDDKSRGKTSQGEMTMTIVRPTWSRSITMKSWEKGRGLSLIVITAPAKDKGQVFLKIKTEMWNWLPSIERMIKIPPSMMLQSWMGSDFTNDDLIKESSIVKDYTHKLLGKETVRDMPCYKIEMMPLPEAAITWGKVIVWITVDGFDQWKAEYYDEDMSLINVLNAFNIKKMGDREIPTQLEIIPVDKKNNKTILEIRSVVYDQPIKDSFFSQQNMRTVSQRIK, encoded by the coding sequence ATGTCAAAAAGGCTCATTCTTTTTTTTGTGTTTAGCATTTGTATTATAGGCTTTGCTGTCCGCTCTCAAACGCTGACAGCTAAAGAAATCATAACCAGATGCGATGATAAAAGCCGTGGAAAGACCAGTCAGGGAGAGATGACCATGACAATAGTGCGGCCAACCTGGAGCAGATCTATAACTATGAAAAGTTGGGAGAAAGGTCGTGGCTTGTCACTCATTGTAATTACTGCACCGGCAAAAGATAAGGGGCAAGTGTTTCTGAAAATAAAAACAGAAATGTGGAACTGGCTTCCTTCCATTGAACGAATGATTAAAATACCACCTTCCATGATGCTGCAATCGTGGATGGGGTCCGATTTTACCAACGATGACCTGATAAAAGAATCTTCAATAGTAAAGGACTACACACACAAATTACTGGGTAAGGAAACGGTAAGAGACATGCCTTGTTATAAGATAGAAATGATGCCACTTCCCGAAGCTGCCATTACCTGGGGAAAAGTGATAGTATGGATAACTGTAGATGGTTTCGATCAATGGAAGGCCGAATATTACGATGAAGATATGAGCCTGATAAACGTGTTGAATGCATTCAATATTAAAAAGATGGGCGACAGGGAAATTCCTACTCAATTAGAAATTATACCGGTAGATAAAAAGAATAATAAAACCATTCTGGAAATAAGAAGTGTGGTTTATGATCAGCCAATAAAGGATAGCTTCTTTTCGCAACAGAATATGAGGACTGTTAGTCAACGGATAAAATAA
- a CDS encoding ABC transporter permease, protein MLGALSWKNVWRNKLRSSTVIAAVALGVFAGIFMIAFMNGMIDARLQSIIHTEISCIQIHDPEFLANSDFSRRIPDADNVVQRVSEINRVTGVSKRLVITSMVASAEANTGVKILGVIPDKERTVTNIANKIIEGSYFKSNKKNAIVIGKKLAEKLKVGLNKKVVITLQDAEMNITGGAFRVVGIYETDNSMFDESTVFTRYTDLCALTGLATTEAHEIAVLVDKDSNSGVIKDVLKFNFPDLDIQDWTQLSPEAGYLISAMNQYLYIFVLIIMLALCFGIVNTMLMAVLERVKELGMLMAIGMNKFRIFFMIMLETIYLSITGGFIGIICGYFLCRYLEKAGLNLYFWEEAYKSFGYSSLIYPKIELSMVAYTAIMVVLTGIFSTIYPAYKALKLNPADAIRTK, encoded by the coding sequence ATGCTTGGAGCATTGTCCTGGAAAAATGTCTGGAGAAACAAATTGCGGAGTTCCACAGTGATTGCCGCCGTTGCTTTGGGAGTCTTTGCCGGAATATTTATGATTGCATTTATGAATGGAATGATTGATGCCCGCTTGCAATCCATTATCCATACTGAGATTTCCTGCATTCAGATACACGATCCTGAATTCCTGGCCAACAGTGATTTTTCGCGTCGTATACCTGATGCGGATAATGTTGTGCAGCGGGTAAGTGAAATAAACCGTGTTACAGGTGTAAGCAAGCGTTTGGTTATTACCTCAATGGTGGCTTCGGCCGAAGCAAACACGGGAGTAAAAATTCTGGGAGTAATTCCTGATAAAGAGCGGACAGTAACCAATATTGCCAATAAAATAATTGAAGGCAGTTATTTTAAGAGTAACAAGAAGAATGCGATAGTAATTGGCAAGAAGTTGGCCGAGAAGTTAAAGGTTGGTCTGAATAAGAAGGTGGTAATCACGTTGCAGGATGCAGAGATGAACATTACGGGAGGGGCTTTCAGAGTAGTGGGTATCTACGAAACCGATAACTCAATGTTTGATGAATCTACCGTCTTTACCCGATATACAGATCTTTGTGCGCTGACAGGACTAGCTACAACCGAAGCTCATGAAATTGCTGTTCTGGTAGATAAAGACAGTAATTCCGGGGTGATAAAAGATGTGCTGAAATTCAATTTTCCCGATCTGGATATTCAGGACTGGACACAACTGAGTCCCGAGGCCGGTTATCTGATCAGTGCCATGAATCAGTACTTATATATCTTCGTTCTTATTATTATGCTGGCATTATGCTTTGGGATAGTTAATACAATGCTTATGGCAGTGCTTGAAAGAGTAAAAGAATTGGGAATGCTGATGGCCATTGGCATGAATAAATTCAGGATTTTCTTTATGATCATGCTCGAAACAATATACCTTTCAATTACCGGAGGATTTATCGGCATTATCTGTGGCTATTTCCTGTGCAGATATCTCGAAAAAGCCGGTCTTAATCTCTATTTCTGGGAGGAAGCATATAAGAGTTTCGGATATTCGTCACTGATTTATCCGAAAATAGAACTGAGTATGGTTGCTTATACAGCCATAATGGTTGTTCTGACAGGAATTTTCTCTACCATATATCCTGCATATAAAGCTTTAAAATTAAATCCGGCAGATGCCATACGAACAAAATAA
- a CDS encoding FtsX-like permease family protein, which translates to MAQYVKLAWRNLWRNKRRTLITSASVFFGVVLSSFMRSMQEGSYDQYIRSIVNSYTSYIQIHKKGYWDDKVINNTFELNQTIESKLKINRDITVYSPRFETFCLASSQDFTKGVMIFGVDPQREDKITNISGKLMKGSYLKNKDDGVLLSSALAKFLKLNVNDTLVLIGQGYHGASAAGKFPVRGIIKHPSPELDRTLVVMEIKKCQELFSAPGLLTSMAIMVHGNDEVSETKNALLHSLPADLEVMDWKQMNELLLKQIDSDRGSGVITIGILYLIIAFGIFGTIVMMMAERKKEFGVIMAVGMQKHKLMLVVLLETVFIGMIGAIVGIVASIPILGYYYYHPIPFTGQAAEMMMEMGFDPSMFFSLAPSIFLKQALIIFIFTLIIGIYPVFNIWKLEITNALHN; encoded by the coding sequence ATGGCACAATATGTAAAGTTGGCGTGGCGGAATTTATGGAGGAACAAACGTAGAACGCTTATTACCTCGGCTTCCGTATTCTTCGGAGTTGTGCTTTCATCGTTTATGCGTTCTATGCAGGAAGGATCGTATGATCAGTACATTCGTTCCATTGTTAATTCCTATACCAGTTATATTCAGATTCACAAAAAAGGCTATTGGGACGATAAGGTTATTAATAATACCTTTGAGCTTAACCAAACTATTGAATCTAAACTTAAAATAAATAGAGATATAACCGTTTATTCTCCCCGTTTTGAAACCTTTTGCCTTGCTTCATCTCAGGATTTTACTAAAGGAGTTATGATATTCGGAGTTGATCCACAAAGGGAAGATAAGATAACCAATATCTCGGGGAAATTAATGAAAGGCAGCTATCTTAAAAATAAAGACGATGGTGTTCTACTGAGTAGTGCATTGGCTAAGTTCTTGAAATTAAACGTAAATGATACATTGGTTTTGATAGGGCAGGGCTATCATGGCGCAAGTGCTGCGGGTAAATTCCCTGTTCGCGGTATTATAAAACATCCTTCGCCCGAGCTCGACAGAACATTAGTGGTGATGGAAATCAAAAAATGCCAGGAACTGTTTTCTGCTCCCGGTCTGCTCACATCAATGGCAATTATGGTGCATGGAAATGATGAAGTGAGCGAAACAAAGAATGCACTTTTGCACAGTCTGCCAGCCGATCTGGAAGTGATGGACTGGAAGCAGATGAATGAACTGCTTTTGAAACAAATAGATAGCGACCGTGGCAGTGGAGTAATCACAATCGGTATTTTGTACCTGATTATCGCATTTGGAATTTTTGGAACAATAGTGATGATGATGGCCGAACGGAAAAAAGAGTTTGGAGTGATAATGGCCGTAGGCATGCAAAAGCATAAATTGATGCTGGTTGTACTGCTCGAAACAGTATTTATAGGTATGATCGGAGCCATCGTGGGCATTGTTGCAAGTATTCCTATTTTGGGATATTACTATTATCATCCCATTCCGTTTACCGGACAAGCTGCCGAGATGATGATGGAAATGGGGTTCGATCCGTCCATGTTCTTTTCGTTGGCACCCTCAATCTTTCTTAAACAGGCACTTATCATCTTTATTTTTACACTCATTATAGGGATTTATCCCGTGTTTAATATCTGGAAATTAGAGATAACAAACGCGTTGCATAACTAA
- a CDS encoding sugar kinase: protein MINKIVTFGEVLLRLTPPDYLKFSQTREFVATYGGSEANVAVSLANFGLNSEFVTRLPKNDIADACIKELRSHNVGIDSIVYGGDRLGIYFLENGAVARQSKVVYDRANSSFSTLQPGMIDWKEVLKDAQWFHWSGVAAAVSQGAADACMEGIKVADSMGLTISCDLNFRKNLWKYGKTPDEVMLPMVQYSDVIFGSEPEYEKVLGIAKVGFKAVTTDEKLDEDGFRSVGEQVVAKVPRCKKMFLELRNSINANHNTIAGVVYSDNTLKCSKIYDITHNVDRVGVGDAFCGGMIYGLVAYPGDDQKALDFAMAASCLKNTVYGDFNLVTTAEVENLMGGDGSGRVSR, encoded by the coding sequence ATGATTAATAAAATTGTTACATTTGGAGAAGTTCTGTTGCGTTTAACTCCTCCTGACTACTTGAAATTTTCTCAGACAAGAGAATTTGTTGCGACTTATGGTGGAAGTGAGGCTAATGTTGCTGTATCATTGGCTAATTTTGGTCTGAATAGTGAATTTGTGACCCGCTTACCTAAGAATGATATTGCCGATGCTTGCATTAAAGAACTTCGTTCACACAATGTAGGGATAGATAGCATTGTTTACGGAGGAGATCGCCTTGGAATCTATTTTCTAGAGAATGGAGCTGTAGCTCGTCAGTCAAAGGTGGTTTACGACCGTGCCAATTCATCTTTTTCAACTCTTCAACCTGGAATGATTGACTGGAAGGAAGTGCTGAAGGATGCTCAGTGGTTCCACTGGTCGGGTGTGGCAGCAGCTGTTTCACAAGGTGCGGCTGATGCCTGCATGGAAGGAATAAAGGTGGCCGATAGTATGGGACTGACCATTTCCTGTGATCTGAATTTTCGCAAGAACCTATGGAAATATGGTAAAACTCCGGATGAGGTAATGCTTCCAATGGTGCAGTACAGTGATGTGATTTTTGGTAGTGAACCTGAATATGAAAAAGTATTGGGTATTGCCAAGGTTGGGTTTAAAGCAGTAACAACCGATGAAAAACTGGATGAAGATGGTTTCAGATCAGTTGGCGAACAAGTTGTGGCAAAAGTTCCTCGTTGCAAGAAGATGTTCTTGGAATTGCGTAACTCAATCAATGCGAATCATAACACTATTGCCGGAGTTGTTTACTCAGATAACACCCTGAAATGTTCTAAAATATATGATATCACACATAATGTAGATCGTGTAGGAGTAGGAGATGCTTTCTGTGGTGGAATGATTTACGGATTAGTAGCTTATCCGGGTGATGATCAGAAAGCACTTGATTTCGCAATGGCGGCTTCTTGCCTGAAGAATACTGTTTACGGCGACTTTAATCTGGTAACTACTGCCGAGGTGGAGAACCTTATGGGAGGTGATGGTTCCGGTCGTGTTTCACGATAA